In Methylomagnum ishizawai, one DNA window encodes the following:
- the cas10 gene encoding type III-B CRISPR-associated protein Cas10/Cmr2, translating into MIDAQYFHFTLGPVQSFVAQARRTRDFWAGSFLLSWLSAVAMREVEAQGGKIVFPGLDLAFRDALTGGAKQRGPQQGSVPNRFKAQVGPGFAPEQVDVAVWMAWKALAELVWREDLAELVGKIDDGSKSKTGRPKIERLWRNQIGGFWEMTWCLTGDPLESDLLDRRKNWRTYLPPPQSGAKCAVMEGWQELSGAKPPPKSKDGLEQAAAERERPDFWARVRAHLRTSDLRDDERLCAIAFVKRRFHRHFHRLQGVTMPGGWTLYGWRIETGVPSVGFMAAVPWLADLIADHDKVADGVLEALYENGLALAGDHDEWRTRIRCVESALDSRPGSKAWELARLDGSVFFPDLYGSQFKGKGDAEKNAMREALARLGRGTPPPFYALLLMDGDNLGKSLSNGVPETGDPKTRRQAAEKRERLIALALEKFTARVSGSNKPVDTVALPDKGTVDLHDGFLVYAGGDDVLALLPVRSALECARKLRQDYLECFGEAHRVLGIDPAKRIPCSISAAIQFVHVHCPLTRVLRDAHHLLDEIAKDGCGRDALAVRVVKPGGATLEWAMPWETALTRDEQGEESLVVGHMARRFAQEQAQATGLSSKFLFGMRDIFDLLTEPPDPDGPDCPKRADLGLDDRAIVDLLMADYLASGGNTALRGDGEARPAIRAAIEALFRQCQPQTRGPEGGLIDIGSPRADAALLVRFLASQGAAA; encoded by the coding sequence GTGATAGACGCTCAATATTTCCATTTCACCCTAGGCCCGGTGCAATCCTTCGTCGCCCAGGCGCGGCGGACGCGGGACTTCTGGGCCGGGTCGTTCCTCTTGTCCTGGCTGTCCGCCGTGGCGATGCGCGAGGTCGAGGCGCAGGGCGGGAAGATTGTCTTTCCGGGGTTGGACTTGGCGTTCCGGGATGCCTTGACGGGTGGAGCGAAGCAACGGGGGCCGCAGCAGGGCAGTGTGCCCAACCGCTTCAAGGCCCAGGTCGGCCCCGGATTCGCGCCGGAGCAGGTTGACGTGGCGGTGTGGATGGCTTGGAAAGCGCTCGCGGAACTCGTGTGGCGGGAAGACTTGGCGGAATTGGTGGGGAAAATCGACGACGGCTCGAAATCGAAAACCGGCCGGCCCAAGATCGAACGGCTCTGGCGCAACCAGATCGGGGGATTCTGGGAGATGACTTGGTGCCTGACCGGCGATCCCCTGGAAAGCGACCTCCTGGACCGGCGCAAGAATTGGCGGACCTACCTGCCGCCGCCGCAAAGCGGGGCCAAATGCGCCGTGATGGAGGGGTGGCAGGAGCTTTCCGGGGCCAAACCGCCGCCCAAATCCAAGGACGGTTTGGAACAGGCGGCAGCGGAGCGGGAAAGGCCGGATTTTTGGGCCAGGGTCCGCGCCCACCTCCGCACCAGCGACTTGCGGGACGACGAGCGGCTCTGTGCCATCGCCTTCGTCAAGCGGCGCTTCCACCGCCATTTCCATCGGCTGCAAGGTGTCACCATGCCCGGTGGCTGGACCCTGTACGGCTGGCGTATCGAAACCGGCGTGCCTTCGGTGGGCTTCATGGCCGCCGTCCCTTGGCTCGCCGACCTGATCGCCGATCACGACAAGGTGGCGGACGGGGTGTTGGAAGCGCTTTATGAAAATGGCTTGGCGCTGGCCGGCGACCACGACGAATGGCGCACCCGCATCCGTTGCGTCGAATCGGCCCTGGACTCCCGCCCTGGGTCCAAGGCGTGGGAACTGGCCCGCCTGGATGGCTCGGTGTTCTTCCCCGACCTGTACGGTTCCCAGTTCAAGGGCAAGGGGGACGCCGAGAAGAACGCGATGCGCGAAGCCCTGGCCCGCCTGGGCCGGGGTACGCCGCCGCCGTTCTACGCCCTGCTGCTGATGGACGGCGACAACCTGGGCAAGTCTCTTTCCAACGGCGTGCCCGAGACTGGCGATCCCAAAACGAGGAGGCAAGCCGCCGAGAAGCGCGAGCGCCTAATCGCCTTGGCGCTGGAGAAGTTCACTGCTAGGGTCTCTGGCTCCAACAAGCCCGTGGACACTGTGGCCCTGCCCGATAAAGGCACGGTGGATTTGCATGATGGCTTCCTCGTCTACGCCGGCGGCGACGATGTGCTGGCGCTCCTGCCGGTGCGCAGCGCCCTGGAATGCGCCCGCAAGCTTCGGCAGGACTACCTGGAATGTTTCGGCGAAGCCCATCGGGTGCTTGGGATCGATCCGGCAAAGCGCATTCCCTGTTCGATTTCGGCGGCGATCCAATTCGTCCACGTCCATTGTCCCCTGACCCGCGTCTTGCGCGATGCCCATCATTTGCTTGATGAAATCGCCAAGGACGGTTGCGGGCGCGATGCCCTGGCGGTGCGGGTGGTCAAGCCGGGCGGCGCGACCTTGGAATGGGCCATGCCCTGGGAAACGGCCCTGACACGGGACGAACAAGGGGAAGAAAGCTTGGTGGTCGGCCACATGGCGCGGCGCTTCGCCCAGGAACAGGCGCAGGCAACCGGCCTTAGCAGCAAGTTCCTGTTCGGGATGCGGGATATTTTCGACCTCCTGACCGAACCCCCGGACCCGGACGGTCCCGATTGCCCCAAGCGGGCCGACCTCGGCCTCGACGACAGGGCCATCGTCGATTTGCTCATGGCGGACTATCTGGCTTCGGGCGGCAATACCGCCCTGCGCGGGGACGGCGAAGCCCGGCCCGCGATCCGTGCCGCCATCGAAGCCCTGTTCCGGCAATGCCAGCCGCAAACCCGCGGCCCGGAGGGAGGTTTGATCGACATTGGAAGCCCCCGCGCCGACGCCGCGCTGCTGGTGCGCTTCCTCGCCAGCCAGGGAGCCGCCGCATGA
- a CDS encoding type III-B CRISPR module-associated Cmr3 family protein has protein sequence MTATTYLIEPVDTWFFRDALPFDAVGGTDLRSLFPPPARTVAGALWQARNGDVPNLQTEKRRFLPRHPEAAKAGSPDRENDPFMAALCRGPYLAYRAAAQDGEPEQAYQKLYPMPLDLLWHKEASRFVRLSLPLRPVHCDLGQVFLPKLAREDREAKVLEQAWMTGEQLAAYLAGTGLPTGEPLQAGTLFTPEPRIGLARHNARRTAADGLLYNSTHVRLHADPDPRHAGAGLFMEVAWPDPDRDPPWPGGLVRLGGEGRLAEVREWTAPTPLGPVAIAAGEAVSPELEADGPAGQILGLILLLLTPGQFGPTPVPPGLKLATREGRDVAAGTLRYWKHGKPGRMEVIVHAGVVGKVQREGGWNPAKHRPRRVRGLLPAGSLWYCTLPGSQNIDSLNAAISALHGAQLGEDIHLGRGELAVGLWRRSPLPVSHPTAQEN, from the coding sequence ATGACCGCCACGACCTATCTCATCGAGCCGGTGGACACCTGGTTTTTCCGCGACGCCCTGCCGTTCGACGCGGTGGGCGGGACCGACCTGCGTAGCCTGTTCCCGCCCCCGGCCCGCACCGTGGCCGGTGCCTTGTGGCAGGCCCGGAACGGGGACGTGCCCAATCTGCAAACAGAAAAACGCCGGTTCCTGCCGCGGCATCCAGAAGCTGCCAAGGCGGGCAGCCCGGACAGGGAGAACGATCCCTTCATGGCGGCGCTGTGCCGGGGGCCATATCTCGCCTACCGGGCGGCGGCGCAAGACGGGGAACCGGAACAGGCTTATCAGAAGCTTTATCCGATGCCGCTGGACCTGTTGTGGCATAAGGAAGCAAGCCGCTTCGTGCGCCTTAGCCTACCTTTGCGGCCCGTGCATTGCGACCTGGGCCAAGTATTCCTGCCCAAACTCGCCCGCGAAGACCGGGAGGCGAAGGTGTTGGAACAGGCTTGGATGACCGGGGAACAACTGGCGGCCTACCTCGCCGGGACCGGGTTGCCGACGGGCGAACCCCTCCAGGCCGGGACGCTGTTCACCCCGGAACCCCGGATCGGATTGGCCCGCCACAACGCCCGGCGCACCGCCGCCGACGGTCTTCTGTACAACAGCACCCATGTCCGGTTGCACGCCGACCCGGACCCCCGGCACGCCGGGGCCGGTTTATTCATGGAGGTGGCTTGGCCGGACCCGGACCGCGACCCGCCTTGGCCGGGCGGATTGGTGCGCCTGGGCGGCGAGGGTCGGCTGGCCGAGGTCCGGGAATGGACGGCACCCACCCCGCTGGGTCCGGTCGCCATCGCGGCGGGCGAGGCCGTGTCGCCCGAGTTGGAAGCGGACGGACCCGCCGGGCAAATCCTGGGCCTGATCCTGCTGTTACTGACCCCCGGCCAATTCGGACCCACCCCGGTGCCGCCGGGTTTGAAGCTCGCGACCCGCGAGGGCCGCGACGTGGCCGCCGGGACGCTGCGTTATTGGAAGCACGGCAAGCCGGGCCGCATGGAGGTGATCGTCCATGCCGGGGTGGTCGGCAAGGTCCAGCGCGAAGGCGGCTGGAACCCGGCCAAGCACCGCCCGCGCCGGGTGCGCGGCCTGCTGCCCGCCGGGAGCCTGTGGTATTGCACCTTGCCCGGTTCCCAGAATATTGATTCGCTCAATGCCGCCATCTCCGCCCTGCACGGTGCCCAGCTTGGCGAAGACATCCATCTCGGACGCGGCGAACTGGCGGTCGGCCTCTGGCGTCGGTCCCCATTGCCTGTGTCCCATCCCACCGCCCAGGAGAACTAA
- the cmr4 gene encoding type III-B CRISPR module RAMP protein Cmr4 has protein sequence MPQTTALLGLLAETPLHAGTGQTFGLIDLPIQREAHTDWPCVYGSAMKGALRARAEDLYPDQRRTGWIVDVFGPEATPEKGDGAPQPSDHGGALAVTDARLLLLPVRSLTGFYKWVTCPALLRRFGQDRRRLLGEEPFALAEAALPKDDGKRLEAVVCQDGGDLFLEEFRFVARTESKTLEPVVGAIAPLLGGNPAKPDLRQRLAVVGDDLFTHLARFATAVAAHIRIEGERKTVRDGALWYEETLPPDTVLYTGLLAAASRREGATLTAADILAHATRSLFPAGDEYLQVGGNETVGMGWCRVVTIGRG, from the coding sequence ATGCCCCAGACCACGGCCCTGCTTGGGCTACTCGCCGAGACCCCGTTGCACGCCGGGACCGGCCAGACCTTCGGCCTCATCGACCTCCCCATCCAGCGCGAGGCCCATACCGATTGGCCCTGCGTGTATGGTTCGGCGATGAAGGGCGCGTTGCGTGCCCGCGCCGAGGATTTGTACCCGGATCAACGCCGGACCGGCTGGATCGTCGATGTGTTCGGTCCCGAAGCCACGCCCGAGAAGGGGGACGGGGCACCGCAACCGTCCGATCATGGCGGTGCCCTGGCCGTCACCGACGCCCGTTTGCTGCTGTTGCCGGTGCGCTCGCTCACCGGCTTCTACAAGTGGGTGACTTGCCCGGCCCTGTTGCGCCGTTTCGGGCAGGACCGGCGGCGGCTGTTGGGCGAAGAACCGTTCGCGCTGGCGGAGGCAGCGCTGCCCAAGGACGATGGGAAGCGGCTGGAAGCCGTGGTGTGCCAGGACGGCGGCGACTTGTTCCTGGAGGAATTCCGCTTCGTGGCCCGGACGGAATCCAAGACGTTGGAGCCGGTGGTCGGGGCCATCGCGCCCTTGCTGGGGGGCAACCCGGCCAAGCCGGATTTAAGGCAACGGCTGGCCGTGGTCGGCGACGACCTGTTCACCCATCTGGCGCGGTTCGCCACCGCCGTGGCCGCGCATATCAGGATCGAGGGCGAACGCAAGACCGTCCGCGACGGTGCCCTGTGGTACGAGGAAACCCTGCCGCCCGATACCGTGCTGTACACGGGTTTGCTGGCGGCGGCTTCGCGCCGGGAGGGGGCCACCTTGACGGCGGCGGATATCCTCGCCCACGCCACCCGTAGCCTGTTTCCCGCGGGCGACGAATACCTCCAGGTCGGCGGCAACGAGACCGTGGGCATGGGCTGGTGCCGGGTCGTCACCATCGGGCGGGGTTGA
- the cmr5 gene encoding type III-B CRISPR module-associated protein Cmr5, with product MQTMQQQRARHALAQVRAAQAKLGAKERKEFRAHTQGLPYMIHVNGLGQAYAFYLSKREKPSYRALCGTLAVWLLAEGNPCHDGQGDGNNAPERLLAALVDGDQQRYLSAQAEAIAYMGWVKRFADAFLVEDKPREEEPPCPPQE from the coding sequence ATGCAAACCATGCAACAGCAACGCGCCCGCCACGCCCTGGCCCAGGTCCGGGCCGCGCAGGCAAAACTCGGCGCCAAGGAGCGCAAGGAGTTCCGCGCCCATACCCAGGGCTTGCCGTACATGATCCACGTCAACGGGTTGGGGCAGGCTTACGCCTTCTACCTGAGCAAGCGCGAGAAACCCAGCTACCGGGCCCTCTGCGGCACGCTGGCGGTTTGGCTGTTGGCGGAGGGCAATCCCTGCCACGACGGCCAGGGCGACGGGAACAACGCCCCGGAACGGCTGCTGGCGGCGCTGGTCGATGGCGACCAGCAGCGCTACCTGTCGGCCCAGGCCGAGGCCATCGCCTATATGGGCTGGGTCAAGCGCTTCGCCGACGCCTTCCTGGTCGAGGACAAACCACGGGAGGAGGAACCGCCATGCCCGCCCCAAGAATAA
- the cmr6 gene encoding type III-B CRISPR module RAMP protein Cmr6 → MPAPRISLIGGLPLYREAAEARPGLRPDGHAGLWFDRFFNAYHWDAGEGVLAIDKNGGKKGEKSRQDQWLDALVRASARDPAPLARRLAAYRARVERLVKARGGRTQAFRSDWNFVTGMGLPHPLENGLAWHPTLGVPYLAGAGVKGLLRGFFTHWTDLDGGLIERWFGPELDGPEDEAAAGEFVFFDAVPVVPPALMVDVMTPHMGKWYEEGGEIELDEKGRLPPERVPADWHDPVPVKFLAVRDIRLLFAIAPRRRGAGDVPEAEALKALFDGLRGALEWVGAGAKTAVGYGRFEESAEA, encoded by the coding sequence ATGCCCGCCCCAAGAATAAGCCTGATCGGTGGCCTGCCGCTGTACCGGGAGGCGGCGGAAGCGAGGCCGGGATTACGGCCCGACGGCCACGCCGGGTTGTGGTTCGACCGCTTTTTCAACGCCTATCACTGGGATGCCGGGGAAGGCGTCCTCGCCATCGACAAGAACGGCGGCAAAAAAGGGGAGAAATCACGGCAGGATCAATGGTTGGACGCCTTGGTCCGGGCTTCCGCCCGCGATCCGGCACCCTTGGCCCGGAGGTTGGCGGCGTATCGCGCCCGTGTGGAGCGCTTGGTCAAGGCTCGGGGCGGACGGACCCAGGCGTTCCGGTCCGACTGGAATTTCGTGACCGGGATGGGCCTGCCGCATCCCCTGGAAAATGGGTTGGCGTGGCATCCGACGCTGGGCGTGCCGTATCTGGCCGGGGCCGGGGTCAAGGGCTTGCTGCGGGGGTTTTTCACGCACTGGACGGACTTGGACGGCGGTTTGATCGAACGCTGGTTCGGACCGGAGTTGGACGGCCCGGAAGACGAGGCGGCGGCGGGCGAATTCGTGTTTTTCGACGCGGTGCCGGTGGTGCCGCCCGCGCTGATGGTGGATGTGATGACCCCGCACATGGGCAAGTGGTATGAGGAAGGCGGGGAGATCGAACTGGACGAAAAAGGCCGCTTGCCGCCGGAGCGGGTGCCCGCCGACTGGCACGACCCGGTGCCGGTGAAGTTCCTGGCGGTGCGGGATATCCGGTTGCTGTTCGCCATCGCGCCGCGCCGCCGGGGGGCGGGGGACGTCCCGGAGGCCGAGGCCTTGAAAGCGCTGTTCGATGGGTTGCGCGGGGCGTTGGAATGGGTCGGCGCGGGGGCGAAAACCGCCGTGGGCTATGGCCGATTTGAAGAGAGCGCAGAAGCTTGA
- a CDS encoding DUF6602 domain-containing protein, producing MSHWSLPALLSNLHRDIQNRLAISRDSLAHPVAKGDASESIWLELFQTYLPQRYQAASAHVVDSQGKFSEQIDVVVFDRQYSPFIFNYQGQKIIPAESVYGVFEAKQILKAETVEYAQAKVASVRRLHRTSLPIPHAGGTYPPKPLVPILGGILAFESDWKPALDQPLLAALDRADTDSRLDMGCVAAHGIFDYRREDSAYHLTPQEKPATAFLFELISRLQSSATVPMIDIKAYAAWLAIS from the coding sequence ATGAGCCATTGGTCCCTACCCGCACTGTTATCCAACCTACATCGAGATATACAAAACCGTCTTGCCATATCCCGAGATTCGCTAGCCCATCCAGTCGCCAAAGGGGATGCGAGCGAAAGTATCTGGCTGGAGCTATTCCAAACCTATTTGCCACAGCGCTATCAAGCCGCTAGCGCCCATGTCGTCGATAGTCAAGGGAAATTCAGCGAACAAATAGACGTGGTGGTTTTCGATAGGCAATATTCGCCGTTCATCTTCAATTATCAAGGACAGAAAATCATCCCGGCGGAAAGCGTTTATGGGGTATTTGAAGCCAAACAAATTCTCAAGGCCGAAACCGTCGAATATGCCCAAGCCAAAGTCGCTAGCGTCCGCCGCCTGCATCGGACCAGCCTGCCCATACCCCATGCGGGCGGCACTTATCCGCCCAAGCCGTTGGTGCCGATCCTGGGGGGTATCTTGGCGTTTGAAAGCGATTGGAAACCCGCCTTGGACCAACCGCTGCTCGCCGCGCTGGATAGGGCTGACACCGATTCGCGCCTGGATATGGGATGCGTTGCCGCGCATGGCATCTTCGATTACCGGCGGGAGGACTCTGCCTATCACCTGACCCCCCAGGAAAAACCCGCGACGGCGTTTCTGTTCGAGTTGATTTCCCGCCTACAATCCAGCGCCACCGTGCCCATGATCGATATCAAGGCTTATGCCGCGTGGCTGGCGATTTCTTGA
- a CDS encoding STIV orfB116 family protein translates to MALIYVINSPVLTGYGLWRFEGPLAESAARELLAGGFVSALGHAGAARFLSARLGLGIPVNRVRVELQPGDRALVLRLLERLPENRALSAAEMEELPFELGLLTRLE, encoded by the coding sequence ATGGCCTTGATTTACGTCATCAATTCCCCGGTGCTGACCGGCTATGGCCTGTGGCGGTTCGAGGGACCGCTGGCGGAATCCGCCGCCCGCGAGCTGCTGGCCGGGGGTTTCGTGTCGGCGCTGGGCCACGCAGGCGCGGCGCGGTTCCTGTCGGCCCGGCTGGGCCTCGGAATCCCGGTGAACCGCGTCCGGGTGGAACTACAACCGGGCGACCGGGCGCTGGTGCTGCGGTTATTGGAGCGCCTGCCGGAAAACCGGGCGCTGAGCGCCGCCGAGATGGAGGAATTGCCGTTCGAGTTGGGGTTGCTGACCCGGTTGGAATAG
- a CDS encoding transposase: MPKQGISIREAARRLGVDEKTLRNWRVQGFLALLDDGSIDPARLDEGTTRAGRAQSPIHGGKRAKGRAGNNHLSYRNPRFRPNSFFTRAGRAGSGCCTSCTCCTWLEVSGAGKERSPPPIHVQVRPGSRLNRRDAALFVWCAVE; this comes from the coding sequence ATGCCGAAACAGGGAATATCGATCCGCGAAGCCGCCCGCCGCCTTGGGGTAGATGAAAAGACCCTGCGGAATTGGCGCGTCCAGGGCTTCCTGGCGCTCCTGGACGACGGCAGCATCGACCCGGCCCGGCTGGACGAAGGCACGACCAGGGCGGGCCGCGCCCAGTCCCCCATCCATGGCGGCAAGCGGGCGAAGGGCCGGGCGGGAAATAACCATCTATCCTACCGGAACCCTCGGTTTCGTCCGAACAGCTTCTTCACCAGGGCAGGCCGGGCCGGTTCCGGCTGTTGTACTTCCTGTACTTGCTGTACATGGTTAGAAGTTTCCGGGGCCGGAAAAGAAAGGTCGCCCCCGCCAATCCATGTGCAGGTGCGCCCAGGTTCCCGACTGAACCGCCGGGATGCCGCTCTTTTCGTGTGGTGCGCGGTGGAATAA